Below is a genomic region from Marinobacter salarius.
CTCCGATTTTCCAGTCCAGTGGTATCGCAGCCCGGAGCAAGTTGTCACTGACACGGTTGCCTTTGAGCCACGTAACCAGAGTATCCCGGGAACCTTCGGATAGCGCCTCACCAAGTACCAATTTGCGGAGGTTAGCGACCATCGCCTTAGGACTTGTGGTATCTCGCAGGTCACCCGGCGTGGCCTCATTGAGTGAGGTTTCCGTCCGGTCCAGCCGCGTAACGGTATCGCCCAGATCGCGTGCATACGCGGTAACGCCGTCGGGGCCATCAATGGCACCCAGTACCAGATTGGCGGCGGTGTTGTCGCTGGTGGCCATGGTCGCTTCACACAACTCCCGCAAACTCATGCCTGCCTCTTCCTCTGCACGTGTCTCAGTGACCGGTGAATAGGTCACCAGATCGTCCTTGCTGAAGATCACTCGCCGATCCAGATCAACAGTGCCGTTGTCCACCTTTGCCAGCAACGCCGCACAGGCCAGGGTTTTGAAGGTGCTTGTGATGGGGAAACGGTCATCGCCGTGATAGTCCCAGGATTCTCCACTCCCGGAATCATAGAGGGCGATGCCCACGCGTGCGTCCAGGCGCTGCTCCACGGTTTTCACCGACTCAAGCAACGGGTTGGCGTGGACCAGAGAAAGCGTGGAGGTCATCAACCAAAGGGCGAGCATTAACAGGGCGGAACGCATCTAATCTCCCACTGAGTAAGACAGAATTCGCGACAGGTGGCTGTAGGGCAGGCCAGTTTCCTTGTGCCAGTCGTTGAAGGCCTGCTGTGCCTGCATCAAGGCTTTTTTGCTGCCGGGGCTGGCATCCAGCCGTTCCTCCCGGTACAACCCGGCGGCCACATCCGACGACAGGATAAACCCATCCCAGCCTACCCGACGCAGGAAATACTGGGCGGTGTTGCCGCCAAGGCGGGCACCGTGGCGTTTGAACCACATCAGCAGGCCAACCTGATCATGCGAAGGCCACTGGCTCAGGAAGGCTCCAAAGCCACCGTGCTCACGGGCGCCATCCACAATCATCCGGGCGTTGTCAGGCACCGTGCGAATTTTCTGCATGTTGCGCACAATGCGTTCATCCTGTGCCAGATCCTCCAGCACTTCTGGCGGAACCTGCTGCCAGTACAGCGGCACGAACCCCTTGAAGGCATCTTCAAATCCCGGCCATTTGTTCTCGATCACTCGCCACACGAAACCGGCCTTGAAGACGCACCGTGTGACCTCGGACAGGTAGTGGTCGTCACCCATGGCTTCAAGCTCACCGGGCGCCGCAACCCGGGGCAATATGGCGCGTAGCTCGACTTCGCCGCCTTTGCGGGCGGCTGCCTGATTGTAAATTCTGGAGAAGGACATCGTAATTTCCGGAATCCGGTTGTCGGGTTGAAGGCGTGTGGTCCACTATAAGGTAAATGGGTTCAATGAAGGAGCCAAGCCATGCCACTTATCGGATGGGTTTTTGTCATAGTCGCGCTGGCCCTGGTGGTCGGCAGCCTCTTTGTGCTGCGGGACAGCGCCAACAGTATGAAGATCTCTGACGAAAAGATGAAAAAGATCCAGGAGCGCAAGGCCGAAGTAGAGGCTGAGGAAAGTGCGGAAGACCGGGAGCAGTGGTAATCCGCCGACTTCGTCATTGTACATTTTACGAAGATTCACATTGTTGTTGAAACGATAGAGCAGCACAGCCCGTAACTGTGATGGATTTCTCATTTCACGGCAGTTTGGCCACCGGCGAAACCGATCGTGAACGATCTTCATCCAGGAAAAGGGTTTCAGAATGACGGGATATTACGATTACACCCTGGTTGCCGCATCTTTTGTGGTTGCGGTACTGGCATCGTACAGCGCGCTCTACTTCGGCGCACAGCTTGCAACGCTCGAACAGGCAAAAGCCAGGCTATGGCTGGCGCTCGGGGCGCTGACGATGGGAACCGGGGTCTGGGTCATGCATTTCGTAGGCATGCAGGCCTATGTGATGCCGATGGAAATGAGCTACGACCTCACCATTACCCTGATTTCCTGGGTTGCCGCTGTGGGTGCTTCGGGACTGGCCCTGCATATCATCGGCAAGGACCGCGCGGGCGCGCTGCAGATCGTTATCGGCAGCCTGTTCATGGGCGGCGGCATTACGTCCATGCATTACGTCGGCATGGCGGCCATGGAGATGGAGCCGGGGATGCGCTACGACCCGGTTCTGTTCAGTGCTTCCGTTGTCATTGCGGTCGGGGCCTCGGGTGTGGCCATGTTTATTTGCCGCCGCTTGCAGTCAATACAAGGCCTGAAAGGAACCGCCCTCCAGCTCGGCGCCGCCCTGGCGATGGGTGTGGCTATCTGTGGTATGCACTACACTGGCATGGCTGCCATGATCTATCCTGAAAACGCCATGCCCGCCGCAGAC
It encodes:
- the bla gene encoding class A beta-lactamase; this translates as MRSALLMLALWLMTSTLSLVHANPLLESVKTVEQRLDARVGIALYDSGSGESWDYHGDDRFPITSTFKTLACAALLAKVDNGTVDLDRRVIFSKDDLVTYSPVTETRAEEEAGMSLRELCEATMATSDNTAANLVLGAIDGPDGVTAYARDLGDTVTRLDRTETSLNEATPGDLRDTTSPKAMVANLRKLVLGEALSEGSRDTLVTWLKGNRVSDNLLRAAIPLDWKIGDRSGAGGHGSRSITAVLWPPHRPPLVIAIYITQTGASFDARNGAIRDLGGAIVKHL
- a CDS encoding DNA-3-methyladenine glycosylase I, with protein sequence MSFSRIYNQAAARKGGEVELRAILPRVAAPGELEAMGDDHYLSEVTRCVFKAGFVWRVIENKWPGFEDAFKGFVPLYWQQVPPEVLEDLAQDERIVRNMQKIRTVPDNARMIVDGAREHGGFGAFLSQWPSHDQVGLLMWFKRHGARLGGNTAQYFLRRVGWDGFILSSDVAAGLYREERLDASPGSKKALMQAQQAFNDWHKETGLPYSHLSRILSYSVGD
- a CDS encoding DUF2897 family protein, whose protein sequence is MPLIGWVFVIVALALVVGSLFVLRDSANSMKISDEKMKKIQERKAEVEAEESAEDREQW